The Amyelois transitella isolate CPQ chromosome 7, ilAmyTran1.1, whole genome shotgun sequence genomic sequence CTGCATAGATTCTATCTGAGTAAGTAGATCGTTGGACTATCTACTTAGGTATAGGTAGGTAACTATCTAAGTAGGTATAGGTAAACGCGATTTTCGAGTCTTGTAACTATTGGctttgtttaccccgtaagggataaacagATTATAAAGTGTgtagatttttaaattgtttctaTTAATTGTCTCAACTTACATGCTCAACGTAAAACCTCGTATTATGACTTACCGGACCACAGGACCTAAAACATAACAGCGTAACTTGCAACTGTATTGAAAAAACGCAAGATGAGAATGAGAGACATTTACGTTTCCTTACTGGAAGTATAGGTAGACGCTTGTTATGGATTCGTTTGCCCGGTAGACCCACAGCTCTCCTTGTTTCCAAAGATGCCCCTAATTAGCgacaggaataaataaaataagagagATTGCAAAAATACGGTCTTTACTTTTCCACTGACAATACACAATTTCGAAACAACCTTTTTAATTATCCCCAACAACGCTAATTCTTTCCACCTTCCACAATCCATGTGCGCAGGCTTCTTTTGTTTTGCTATTTAGCTAAACAAAAGAAGCTTGTAAATCGAGAATTTCGGTCACCGCTTTTTCAGTAATAGCAGCCGCCGCAGACGCCGAATACATTCTGAAATACCATTTGGAAAAGGATGACTTGATGTATTTGCTTAGACTTTTCACCCGCACGAGCTCGATTTTTGCAACAGGTAAAGTAAACTAGCCTAAATCttatttaggtacatatatttttataagtgatTTCGCAAGATTCTGTTAAGATTCAAAATTAAGAATCGAAGGTTCTTATTATGCAACTAATACgtacatttgttttatacaattataaattcTAAGTTGGGTCGGTCCGTTACGCATGTTATAGCTAAAATTGTTgaactgaaccgatttatgCACGGCtcatgaacttgggattcttgttttaggctgTTATAGGTGATGCCTAATATGGGCgtgcaatctgtcactatctcCGAATCTTGTTCAATAAACGTGCTCTCTTAACTTCTCTTAACTCTTTTTACCTTACCTGTATCTATTTGATGGCAGGTAGCCATCGTCGCAACTTTTTCGATACAAATCAACTTGTAAACCTTGAGTATACTTACTCGAAAATTTTTGCCAACAAAACACGATAGTGTTAAAAAAACTCTTCTTACCTTATGTATAATTTCAGTACCAATATGGCGGCCTCGTAGAAAGATAGTGTCTGCTCTGCTGTCTCACAGGAACGTGAGTAAATTTGAGCCCGTGTTTGCTAAACACAGTGAGGTTTTGGCGGAACAGCTGCTTCCTCTGGTGGGGAAGGACTCCTTCTCCATCTGGGAGCATCTGAACGCTTTTACCGTGGACGCTACTTGTAGTAAGCATTGtagtatttcaaatttaagtacctgggtgaccgagaACAAAGTTGAAGTAGATATGATgatgacattttttatttcagccaCGATCTTAGGTATAGACTTGAACAGCCAAAGAAACCTCGAAGACCCGTTGAGAGCTGCTGTTAACGGGATCATCGACCTGGCGTCGGCTTTCGTGTTGAAGATTTGGTACCACGCCGAGTTTGTCATAAAGTGGACCAAATTTTACAGTTTATTTCAGAAGTACGACGAAGTTATTAAAAGTTATGTGGGAGTGGTGAGTTtaagcatttttatttatttaagttaattaggttaaagaaaaaaaaattagtacaGAACAATCTGTGGTACGGAATGGCTTGCTTTTATGGCTTATTCATGCGTAGTAAATTAAGATTCATGTTTCAGGCGTTGAAGAAGCATGCAGAAATTACGAAAAATGACGACCAGACGCATTTCATCGGTAAGGTGTTTAACTAAGGATAAACCGCGACATTAgaaatcaatttaataattaacctTATTTggcagatagagccaacagtgtcgaaaaaaaactaaaaggccacgttcagctgtaattTAATAACCGTGCAATGTAAAagggaaataaaaaatcatgcCTGGATTACCTGGGCACGTAAAACCCTTTGATTGAGCTagatgataaaatattgaagagGCCAATGCCTAGCAGTAGGCGAATATACgtttaagaagaagaaaaagtaaaaagggAAACTAACCTAAATATTAGTCACGAACCACGTGTGGAATTCAAAATGGCGGCAAACaactgatattttattattcaacgtATTAATAATACTTCCCATAACTGCATTTCTACATATTAAGATTGACCAAATCTCACACAGATGACGAAGAAGGAGAAGCATTCAGTCTTCTCCACCTGTTAACGCAGCTGAAAGAACAACGCGGGTTTGACCACACGACGCTACACGACGAGTCTCTAGGGCTGCTCGTGGCGGGGTCGGAGTCCACGGCTGTGGCAAGTTCTATGGCTTGCGTTCTCATGTCCAGGGTACCCCATGTGCAGCAAAAGGTCTACCAAGAGTACGTACTTCTTTCGTTTATTCATGCTCTCTTTGAAGATCCAAGTCCGCTGTGATTACGGTTATgtcaaataattacaattagaACCGGAGGGACAGGGagagagaataggaccactccatttcgttcccatggatgtcgtaaaaggcgactaagggataggcttataaacatgggattcttcttttaggcgatgggctagcaacctgtcactatttgaatctcaattccattataaagccaaacagctgaacgtggactatcagtcttttcaagattgttggctctgtctaccccgcaagggatatagacgtgattatatgtatgtatttatgtatgggACAGGGAGAGTATGAGAAGACATAGACAGGCCATATCATAGTGGATAGCTTCATAGACTTCTTCAAAGGGTTCCACTGCCCCCACATTGACAAAAGGTAAGGGTGAACGTTGACTGATATATTGGTTAATACAATTTGTACTTGTGTAGACCACATTTATTGAAGACTTGATAGTGAGCACACCTTTTCGCAAATCGCACaggaactttagtttttaccagGTTGataggtaccctatgtccctcccaagactcttaattatatttacgtgatatttcaagaagaattGGGATTATCTTAAGTCTCTAAACTTCTTTCAGGTTAATGGAAGTGTTCGGGGATTCAGACCGTCTTGTGACGAATGAAGACCTGTCCCGACTCAGGTATTTGGAGGCGGTGATCAAGGAAACCCAGCGGCTGTATCCACCTGTGCCTCACATCACCAGGAAAGTGCTGGAAGATGTCGTCTTGCGTGAGtttcctctttttttttttaagcacAGGTTTCAAACGTGCACGTAACTTGCCTCTATTTTATCTCGAACGTTCTTTATCacgttacaatgatccgtggtcaacAAGCGAtacacttttcttttttactattaatgCCTTGCGAATAACACTAATGGGCCttggtttttaaattttgaaggcATGAAAGACAGCTTGGCGGATCTTACCCAGATAATGTAGACTTACATTGTTAGTAGTAGGAGTTTCGAGTATGTCTCATTaaaggcctttcagtcttttgatgactgatGGCCGCAAGGGTATAATACCcgtcattatatatatttatacattattaccTACTCATTACATAACACCTATAGTTTAATAGTTAGTAGGCATACATATTTTCTATCGCAACAGAATTTATTCTATAATACCTATCGAACCTTAAACACGCTGCAGCCACAATCATAAcatagactagctgtgcccgcgacttcgtccacatggaaaagttattttgggcatcattgaagccctcaaggatgaataattttcaccgtttttttacattttctattatttctttgctccttataggtgcagcgtgatgttacatacatagcctaaagccttcttcgataaattgtctattcgacgcaaaaaaaatttcaattcggaccagaagttcctgagattagcacgttcaaacaaacaacaaacaaacaaactcttcagcttaataatCTAAACATAGATATGTACTATGATATCAGTAACTATTATAttaagcaaaaatattgttccAGCCTCAGGTGTTGCAGTTCCCAAAGGCACCAACTTCCTCATCAGCATCTACGCTCTCAACAGGAACCCCAAGTATTGGGGCCCTGACGCCGACGAGTTCAGACCTGAGCGGTTCCTGGATGGCAGCCTTCCGGAGCAGACCACACACTTCGCTTTTAGCACTGGACCCAGGGGATGTAATGGTAACAAGACAGTCATGAACAGTGACCGTTTATCAGCAGTAGTCACATGagttatttttctatattttttattgtttatgtcatagtgccgtgtggtttccggctcGTATATTGCCCGAATAGagccactccatatttttctcatggatctcgtaaaaggcgacttagggataggcttataaacttgagattcctcttgtagacgataggctagcaacctgtccctagttgaatctcaattcgcgCATGAAGCTTTACAGCTAAATGTGAtaagaaacatttatttaattaattattttataatttagcaTTTTTTTACGAAGGTTAGACTGACAGATAACacatatttgaataaaagttacatatgtatattagtattagttacagactgtttgctctttgattaacgatagaattgtgattcaaatagtgacaggttgctagcacatcgcctaaaacaagaatcccaagttcacaacgcctatcccttaatcgcattttacaacatccagaATATGAATCAGAtagagtggccctattcttcttctattggtgtcgggaaccacacggcactgtgccATTAATTCTGAAATAATTGTGTGTTTGTTCAACCCAGGGACCCAATTCGCGATGATGCTGATGAAGACAGGTCTGGCGACGATGCTGCGTCAATACCGGCTGCTGCCCGCCGCGCCCGGGGCTCCGCTGAGGTTCCTCTTCGGTCTAAACTCTAAGGCCGTGGACAATTTTAGTGTTAAGATCCAAAGGAGGGAAGATTAATATTACGATTTGTGAATTTGTTTCAATGCTAGCTAGTTTGTTGAGACGAAGTAGGAGGAAATATGAATAGTTTAGTTCTAGTTAATATacgtatataaatgtaaataaataaatagttccGAATAATAAAGGTTTAAGAAATGTTGATCGctcttgttatatttatttcttattataattaagttgaatttattttagttccTTTACATATAAACGTCtatgtagacagagcaaagTTGGTTTGTTGGTTGTTTGGCTTaccgatagaattgagattgaaatagtgataggttgctagcccatcgcctaaaagaagaatcccaagtttacaacactattccttagtcgtcttttacgatatcaatAGGAATGAGtctgagtggtcctattcttttttttatcggtgccgggaaccacacggcacagactttttgtacatattctaGGATTGCCTTTTGCCCTTtagcgacatccatgggaaggagaagGGAGTGATCCTACTCTTTTAGTGCCAGGAACTACACGACACTTTGAGACATAATATGATGAGACATTGAAAACTCATAGGATTGAAaaacaagttatttttttcggGTTTAATTTCACAACTTACCTAAATAACCTAACtctttaatcatttatttaaactttagttgcttggacttaatgctagaatccagtcaaccattgggtcttacagaAAACTTGATGTtaggtcaaactaaataaatacatttatacctgaacaaaataagaaataaaataattataataaacatacataaaaactacaataatttacataaataattagatGCAGCCATTACCGAAAATTATAACGTTTAGTGCTGTCACTACTGTCTTCAACAcagacgctttggaagcggcagtaaacttagttttaagtaatttatttgacgtcaaccattgttgtgaaaccaaaagatatgacaatcactaagtgatatgaagtctagataataatgaataaaattttcgaattttgaatttgaattttgacatcagaaataaatcactacatagtataaaacaaagtcgctattttagtctgtttgtctgtatgcttaaatctttaaaattacgcaacggattttgatgcggttttttgtaacaggtagagtgattcaagaggaaggtttttatgcataataacattgatttt encodes the following:
- the LOC106130817 gene encoding cytochrome P450 4d2, whose translation is MTVFVYLVVICVFVCLFWWVWSKRRFISVYRKVGAKYTAIPLLGHSYLFLGDREQILKTLQNIGDHAITNGGLSATWMLHRFYLIIAAAADAEYILKYHLEKDDLMYLLRLFTRTSSIFATVPIWRPRRKIVSALLSHRNVSKFEPVFAKHSEVLAEQLLPLVGKDSFSIWEHLNAFTVDATCTTILGIDLNSQRNLEDPLRAAVNGIIDLASAFVLKIWYHAEFVIKWTKFYSLFQKYDEVIKSYVGVALKKHAEITKNDDQTHFIDDEEGEAFSLLHLLTQLKEQRGFDHTTLHDESLGLLVAGSESTAVASSMACVLMSRVPHVQQKVYQELMEVFGDSDRLVTNEDLSRLRYLEAVIKETQRLYPPVPHITRKVLEDVVLPSGVAVPKGTNFLISIYALNRNPKYWGPDADEFRPERFLDGSLPEQTTHFAFSTGPRGCNGTQFAMMLMKTGLATMLRQYRLLPAAPGAPLRFLFGLNSKAVDNFSVKIQRRED